The proteins below are encoded in one region of Silene latifolia isolate original U9 population chromosome 2, ASM4854445v1, whole genome shotgun sequence:
- the LOC141643014 gene encoding uncharacterized protein LOC141643014 — translation MFTKLFSKKSSGSQDGSHSQKQESLIDLNPRVISHYGIPSTASRLAYDPIQQLLAVGTLDGRIKVMGGDNIEGLLASPKEIPFKNIEFLHNQGFLVSISNENDIQVWDLEHRHIAASLHWQSNITAFAIIQETNYMYVGDDCGLVNVLKYDARERNLLTQKFNIPPNSVSEAAATSLLDYQSVVGILPQPCSGRKRVLFAYDSGVIVLWDVSKDQLVLIRGLNDQQINDRATHPTKGRTSNQKDKTTCDEQERKEVISLCWASLDGSVVAVGYVDGDILLWNLSSADKRLVNNMVKLQLSSADKRFPVIVLHWSASGLDNDHGGQLFVYGGDEIGSSEVLTILSLEWSPGRDALKSIIRANITLEGSFADMILLPAFNIVENTGTTSLFLLSSPGQLQFFDGPCLSEIISHHDNSCTIPVNYRSTVPTTEPYLTVGKLVLVHKNTQHSLVLSEMASELKKTLHINDTNTKWPLNGGLPCQLPPPRERIVERLYIAGYKDGSVRLWDATYPMLSPLCILSPEVRGISTPGATASISAVDFSTETLNIAVGNSSGMVCLYLLAKNTVEAKLHVVSGSETKVYDVDEENRSQLSAVFTMSNSPVCTLRYIEHGARLAVGYESGQVTVLSVNSPSVLFVIDALSSSSSPIVSLSSTIFRDNSGLAKSLDESESGRSAPRKELTIALRRDALVATLDSSDGCIISSTPKEHIIESPAISMYILEDTKCVSEIFGGTYPHALPQEDKANTETEEPSGHTDGSFEGIERSLNGVQSSENLRVLVCCTEMLLLYSFESLIQGHFDSIFEVKLQRPICWTSVFKIDEARHALLLLYQNGSIEIRCLPKLEVLGKLSLMSILRWNFKTNMEKTISSTENGQLTLVNGCEFAVVSLLARENDFRIPQSLPCLHDKAMAAALNMNFSLSQKKNKETPSGILGGMIKGLRASKKARSTDHLEDLNSPRSSLDRIFSRSSDDPIKPAKDAGEVMELNIDDIEIEGPLRVTPIAENIKLVDKDKSTERKKLFEGATSEKPKQRSINDIKAKYRKNTSSDVASAASAASEARNKLLERQEKLDRIGQNSEELRNGAENFASMAKELAKRMENRKWWQL, via the exons GATGGCTCACATTCACAGAAGCAGGAGTCACTGATTGACTTAAATCCACGAGTTATTAGTCATTATGGGATCCCTTCTACTGCGTCTCGCCTTGCTTATGATCCCATTCAGCAGCTTTTGGCCGTTGGAACACT AGATGGAAGAATTAAAGTCATGGGCGGTGACAATATTGAAGGCCTCTTAGCATCTCCTAAGGAAATCCCTTTCAAAAACATAGAG TTTCTCCACAATCAAGGTTTTCTCGTCAGCATTTCAAATGAAAATGACATTCAG GTTTGGGATCTTGAGCACAGACATATTGCAGCCTCCTTACATTGGCAATCAAATATAACTGCATTTGCCATCATCCAAGAAACCAACTATAT GTATGTCGGAGATGATTGTGGATTAGTCAATGTACTAAAATATGATGCCAGAGAAAGAAACCTCTTGACACAGAAATTTAATATCCCGCCGAATTCTGTTTCTG AGGCTGCTGCGACTTCATTGCTTGATTACCAGTCTGTTGTTGGAATTCTTCCTCAGCCCTGTTCTGGTAGGAAAAG GGTACTTTTTGCGTATGATAGTGGTGTCATTGTTCTATGGGACGTCTCTAAAGATCAGCTGGTTCTTATTAGAGGATTGAACGATCAACAGATAAATGATAGAGCTACACATCCTACAAAAGGCAGGACCAGTAACCAGAAGGATAAGACAACATGTGATGAACAAGAGCGCAAAGAGGTCATCTCTCTCTGTTGGGCATCATTAGACGGTTCAGTTGTGGCCGTTGGCTATGTTGATGGAGATATATTGTTATGGAATTTGTCCTCAGCAGATAAAAGATTGGTTAATAATATGGTTAAACTTCAGTTGTCCTCAGCAGATAAAAGATTTCCTGTCATTGTTCTACATTGGTCTGCAAGTGGATTAGATAATGATCATGGTGGCCAACTTTTTGTCTATGGTGGGGATGAAATTGGATCTTCTGAAGTTCTTACG ATCTTGAGTCTTGAATGGTCTCCTGGAAGAGACGCTTTGAAGAGCATTATCAGAGCAAACATCACCCTTGAAGGTTCCTTTGCTGATATGATTTTGCTTCCTGCCTTCAATATAGTGGAGAATACAGGCACTACATCGTTATTTTTGTTGAGCAGTCCTGGTCAGCTGCAATTCTTTGATGGTCCTTGCTTGTCTGAAATAATATCTCATCATGATAATTCCTGTACTATTCCCGTCAACTACAGAAGTACTGTGCCTACAACAGAACCATACTTGACTGTGGGAAAGCTCGTTTTGGTGCATAAAAATACTCAACATTCATTGGTTTTGTCAGAG ATGGCTTCAGAATTGAAAAAAACATTACACATAAACGACACAAATACAAAGTGGCCTTTAAATGGCGGTCTCCCTTGCCAGCTTCCACCTCCAAGAGAGAGAATTGTTGAAAGATTGTACATAGCTGGATACAAAGATGGTTCTGTTCGACTTTGGGATGCAACATACCCAATGCTGTCACCTCTCTGTATATTATCTCCGGAG GTTAGAGGTATCAGTACTCCTGGTGCAACTGCATCAATATCAGCCGTGGACTTTTCTACTGAAACATTAAACATAGCAGTTGGCAATAGCAGTGGCATG GTTTGCCTTTACCTTCTCGCTAAGAATACGGTTGAAGCCAAGTTGCATGTTGTATCAGGATCTGAAACTAAAG TCTACGATGTGGATGAAGAAAACAGATCTCAACTTTCGGCCGTGTTTACCATGAGCAATTCCCCTGTATGCACCTTAAGGTACATTGAGCATGGAGCCAGACTTGCTGTTGGGTATGAAAGTGGCCAG GTTACCGTGTTGAGTGTCAACTCGCCTTCTGTTCTGTTTGTGATTGATGCTCTCTCCAGCTCAAGTTCCCCTATTGTATCATTATCTTCGACCATATTTCGAGATAATAGTGGCCTCGCAAAAAGCTTGGATGAGTCTGAATCTGGGCGTAGTGCACCCAGAAAAGAGTTAACGATTGCCTTGAGAAGGGATGCACTTGTTGCAACACTTGATAGCTCTGATGGCTGTATTATCAGTTCCACTCCTAAAGAGCATATCATTGAGTCACCTGCAATTTCGATGTACATTCTAG AGGATACTAAGTGTGTTTCTGAAATATTTGGTGGAACATATCCTCACGCCTTACCTCAGGAAGACAAGGCTAATACTGAGACTGAAGAGCCTAGTGGACACACTGATGGAAGCTTCGAGGGAATTGAAAGATCGTTAAATGGTGTTCAAAGCTCCGAGAACTTGCGGGTTTTAGTTTGTTGCACAGAAATGTTACTGTTATACTCTTTTGAATCCCTTATCCAG GGGCACTTTGATTCCATCTTTGAAGTGAAACTCCAGAGACCCATTTGCTGGACCAGTGTCTTCAAGATAGATGAAGCGAGGCATGCGCTACTTCTACTTTATCAGAATGGCTCCATTGAGATCAG GTGTCTGCCAAAACTCGAAGTCTTAGGGAAGTTGTCTTTGATGTCAATTCTGCGTTGGAATTTCAAGACCAACATGGAAAAAACCATTAGTTCAACAGAAAATGGGCAACTAACATTG GTAAATGGCTGTGAATTCGCTGTAGTGTCTCTTTTAGCTCGTGAAAATGATTTCAG AATTCCACAATCTCTACCATGCTTGCACGACAAGGCTATGGCAGCTGCTTTGAATATGAATTTCTCTTTGAGTCAAAAGAAAAATAAG GAAACCCCTTCCGGGATTTTGGGCGGGATGATAAAGGGATTAAGAGCTAGCAAAAAAGCTCGGAGTACAGATCATTTGGAAGACCTAAATTCCCCGCGTTCATCTTTGGATAGAATtttttcaagatcttcagatgaCCCTATTAAACCAGCAAAAGATGCTGGAGAAGTAATGGAGCTTAACATTG ACGATATAGAGATTGAGGGACCCCTACGCGTAACGCCTATAGCTGAGAACATTAAACTGGTAGATAAAG ATAAAAGTACAGAAAGGAAAAAGTTGTTTGAAGGTGCAACTTCTGAGAAACCGAAGCAAAGATCAATCAACGACATCAAAGCCAAGTACAGAAAG AATACCTCATCTGATGTTGCCTCTGCAGCTTCTGCCGCATCTGAAGCAAGAAACAAGCTCTTGGAAAGGCAAGAAAAACTCGAT